The following proteins come from a genomic window of Populus nigra chromosome 6, ddPopNigr1.1, whole genome shotgun sequence:
- the LOC133696770 gene encoding uncharacterized protein LOC133696770 encodes MAYYHSSSSSNLSSLGWDLQNFGVLNADMSLAMDRRASPFFSSLESDFSTGYLEDALLEFNERSKRRRLLLFSTEHDRGHDQYEKSNDQLPESNWNEENFDDWELMSENFSCLSHITGIRGTSGAYLPRFLYRFLIMDQ; translated from the exons ATGGCTTATTAccatagtagtagtagtagtaaccTCTCTTCCCTAGGCTGGGATCTTCAAAACTTTGGAGTTCTCAACGCAGACATGTCTTTAG CCATGGATAGAAGAGCTTCGccgtttttctcttctctagAGTCTGATTTCTCGACCGGGTACCTAGAAGATGCTTTGCTTGAATTTAATGAGCGATCCAAACGAAGACGCTTGCTGCTGTTCTCTACTGAGCATGATCGTGGCCATGATCAATACGAAAAATCAAATGACCAGCTACCTGAG AGCAACTGGAATGAAGAAAACTTTGACGACTGGGAATTGATGTCAGAGAATTTTAGTTGCTTGAGCCACATTACTGGTATTCGTGGAACTTCAGGTGCATATTTGCCTAGATTTTTGTACAGGTTCTTAATTATGGATCAATAA
- the LOC133698029 gene encoding glutamate decarboxylase 4-like isoform X1, translating into MVLSKIASQSDVSVHSTFSSRYVRESLPRYKMPENSIPKEAAFQIINDELMLDGNPRLNLASFVTTWMEPECDKLIMDSINKNYVDMDEYPVTTELQNRCVNIIAHLFNAPLGESEAAVGVGTVGSSEAIMLAGLAFKRKWQNKRKAEGKPYDKPNIVTGANVQVCWEKFARYFEVELKEVKLTEDYYVMDPVKAAEMVDENTICVAAILGSTLNGEFEDVKLLNDLLVEKNRITGWDTPIHVDAASGGFIAPFLWPDLEWDFRLPLVKSINVSGHKYGLVYAGVGWVIWRSKEDLPEELIFHINYLGTDQPTFTLNFSKGSSQIIAQYYQLIHLGYEGYRNVMENCHENAMMLKEGLEKTGRFKIVSKDIGVPLVAFSLVDKSWGHDEFEIAETLRRFGWIVPAYTMPADAKHITVLRVVIREDFSRTLAERLVRDITKVLHELDSLPAKLSAKISVKSEENGKNNDTEAGKNGTTVVKKTAIETQREITTYWKNFVTAKKSNRNKIC; encoded by the exons ATGGTGCTATCAAAAATTGCTTCGCAGTCCGATGTCTCTGTGCACTCTACCTTCTCCTCTCGCTACGTCCGAGAGTCCCTTCCAAG GTACAAGATGCCGGAGAACTCGATACCAAAGGAGGCAGCGTTCCAGATCATAAACGATGAGCTGATGCTTGATGGGAACCCAAGGCTGAACCTGGCATCTTTTGTCACTACTTGGATGGAGCCTGAATGTGATAAGCTTATTATGGACTCCATCAACAAAAACTATGTTGACATGGACGAGTACCCCGTTACCACTGAGCTTCAG AATCGTTGTGTGAATATTATAGCACACCTATTCAATGCTCCGTTGGGGGAATCCGAGGCTGCAGTCGGGGTCGGTACTGTAGGTTCATCGGAGGCAATAATGCTGGCTGGGCTTGCATTCAAGAGAAAGTGGCAGAATAAGCGCAAGGCTGAAGGGAAACCTTATGACAAGCCTAACATTGTCACTGGTGCCAATGTTCAG GTATGCTGGGAGAAATTTGCAAGGTACTTCGAGGTAGAACTGAAGGAAGTGAAGCTGACCGAGGACTACTATGTAATGGACCCTGTGAAAGCCGCGGAAATGGTGGATGAGAACACAATCTGTGTTGCAGCCATCTTGGGTTCTACACTCAATGGAGAATTTGAAGATGTCAAGCTCTTGAACGATCTTTTGGTTGAAAAGAACAGAATCACTGG GTGGGATACCCCTATTCATGTCGATGCAGCTAGTGGTGGATTCATTGCACCATTCCTGTGGCCGGACCTTGAATGGGATTTCAGACTCCCGTTGGTGAAGAGCATTAATGTCAGTGGCCACAAATATGGCCTTGTCTATGCTGGAGTTGGGTGGGTTATTTGGAGGAGCAAGGAAGACTTGCCAGAAGAACTCATTTTCCACATAAACTACCTTGGAACGGATCAACCCACTTTCACTCTCAACTTCTCAAAAG GTTCTAGTCAAATTATTGCTCAGTACTACCAACTAATCCACTTGGGCTATGAG GGGTACCGAAATGTTATGGAGAATTGCCATGAAAATGCTATGATGCTGAAAGAAGGACTGGAGAAAACAGGGCGCTTTAAGATTGTGTCAAAAGACATTGGAGTACCTCTTGTGGCCTTTTCACTCGTGGACAAAAGCTGGGGGCACGACGAGTTTGAAATCGCAGAAACGCTACGTCGCTTTGGTTGGATTGTGCCCGCCTACACCATGCCAGCAGATGCTAAGCACATTACCGTGCTTCGTGTTGTTATCAGAGAAGATTTCTCCCGCACCCTTGCCGAGCGACTTGTGCGTGACATAACGAAGGTTTTGCACGAGCTTGATTCACTTCCTGCAAAACTCTCAGCTAAAATTTCTGTCAAGAGTGAAGAGAATGGAAAGAATAATGACACCGAGGCAGGAAAGAATGGCACTACTGTGGTCAAGAAAACAGCCATTGAAACGCAAAGGGAAATCACTACTTACTGGAAAAACTTTGTCACGGCCAAGAAATCCAACAGAAATAAAATTTGTTAG
- the LOC133698029 gene encoding glutamate decarboxylase 4-like isoform X2: MRFDFSAEGVPSPMVLSLVNIVSFNKHRGSHHSSDLNRCVNIIAHLFNAPLGESEAAVGVGTVGSSEAIMLAGLAFKRKWQNKRKAEGKPYDKPNIVTGANVQVCWEKFARYFEVELKEVKLTEDYYVMDPVKAAEMVDENTICVAAILGSTLNGEFEDVKLLNDLLVEKNRITGWDTPIHVDAASGGFIAPFLWPDLEWDFRLPLVKSINVSGHKYGLVYAGVGWVIWRSKEDLPEELIFHINYLGTDQPTFTLNFSKGSSQIIAQYYQLIHLGYEGYRNVMENCHENAMMLKEGLEKTGRFKIVSKDIGVPLVAFSLVDKSWGHDEFEIAETLRRFGWIVPAYTMPADAKHITVLRVVIREDFSRTLAERLVRDITKVLHELDSLPAKLSAKISVKSEENGKNNDTEAGKNGTTVVKKTAIETQREITTYWKNFVTAKKSNRNKIC; the protein is encoded by the exons ATGAGATTTGACTTTTCAGCTGAAGGAGTTCCCAGTCCTATGGTGCTTAGTTTGGTCAATATCGTATCATTTAATAAGCATAGAGGCAGTCATCACTCATCAGACCTG AATCGTTGTGTGAATATTATAGCACACCTATTCAATGCTCCGTTGGGGGAATCCGAGGCTGCAGTCGGGGTCGGTACTGTAGGTTCATCGGAGGCAATAATGCTGGCTGGGCTTGCATTCAAGAGAAAGTGGCAGAATAAGCGCAAGGCTGAAGGGAAACCTTATGACAAGCCTAACATTGTCACTGGTGCCAATGTTCAG GTATGCTGGGAGAAATTTGCAAGGTACTTCGAGGTAGAACTGAAGGAAGTGAAGCTGACCGAGGACTACTATGTAATGGACCCTGTGAAAGCCGCGGAAATGGTGGATGAGAACACAATCTGTGTTGCAGCCATCTTGGGTTCTACACTCAATGGAGAATTTGAAGATGTCAAGCTCTTGAACGATCTTTTGGTTGAAAAGAACAGAATCACTGG GTGGGATACCCCTATTCATGTCGATGCAGCTAGTGGTGGATTCATTGCACCATTCCTGTGGCCGGACCTTGAATGGGATTTCAGACTCCCGTTGGTGAAGAGCATTAATGTCAGTGGCCACAAATATGGCCTTGTCTATGCTGGAGTTGGGTGGGTTATTTGGAGGAGCAAGGAAGACTTGCCAGAAGAACTCATTTTCCACATAAACTACCTTGGAACGGATCAACCCACTTTCACTCTCAACTTCTCAAAAG GTTCTAGTCAAATTATTGCTCAGTACTACCAACTAATCCACTTGGGCTATGAG GGGTACCGAAATGTTATGGAGAATTGCCATGAAAATGCTATGATGCTGAAAGAAGGACTGGAGAAAACAGGGCGCTTTAAGATTGTGTCAAAAGACATTGGAGTACCTCTTGTGGCCTTTTCACTCGTGGACAAAAGCTGGGGGCACGACGAGTTTGAAATCGCAGAAACGCTACGTCGCTTTGGTTGGATTGTGCCCGCCTACACCATGCCAGCAGATGCTAAGCACATTACCGTGCTTCGTGTTGTTATCAGAGAAGATTTCTCCCGCACCCTTGCCGAGCGACTTGTGCGTGACATAACGAAGGTTTTGCACGAGCTTGATTCACTTCCTGCAAAACTCTCAGCTAAAATTTCTGTCAAGAGTGAAGAGAATGGAAAGAATAATGACACCGAGGCAGGAAAGAATGGCACTACTGTGGTCAAGAAAACAGCCATTGAAACGCAAAGGGAAATCACTACTTACTGGAAAAACTTTGTCACGGCCAAGAAATCCAACAGAAATAAAATTTGTTAG
- the LOC133697598 gene encoding protein transport protein SEC13 homolog B-like — MPSQKIETGHEDTVHDVAMDYYGKRIATASSDHSIKIVGVNNNSSQHLANLTGHQGPVWQVAWAHPKFGSLLASCSYDGRVIIWKEGNQNDWIQAHVFDDHKSSVNSIAWAPHELGLCLACGSSDGNISVFTARADGNWDTSRIDQAHPAGVTSVSWAPSTAPGALVGSGLLDPAQKLCSGGCDNTVKVWKLYNGNWKLDCFPALNMHADWVRDVAWAPNLGLPKSTIASASQDGKVIIWTVAKEGDQWEGKVLHDFKAPVWRVSWSLTGNILAVADGNSNVTLWKEAVDGEWQQVTTVDA, encoded by the coding sequence ATGCCGTCGCAGAAAATTGAAACTGGCCATGAGGACACTGTCCATGATGTTGCAATGGATTATTATGGCAAGCGGATTGCAACTGCATCATCGGATCATTCAATCAAGATAGTTGGGGTGAACAACAATTCTTCTCAGCATCTTGCAAATCTGACCGGGCACCAAGGCCCAGTTTGGCAAGTAGCTTGGGCTCACCCGAAATTTGGCTCGTTGCTTGCTTCATGTTCTTATGACGGGCGAGTCATAATTTGGAAGGAGGGTAATCAGAATGATTGGATCCAAGCACATGTTTTTGACGATCACAAATCATCTGTCAATTCCATTGCTTGGGCACCTCATGAACTGGGCCTTTGTTTGGCGTGCGGTTCATCTGATGGGAATATATCTGTTTTTACTGCACGAGCTGATGGCAATTGGGACACATCGAGGATTGATCAAGCTCACCCTGCTGGTGTAACTTCTGTTTCATGGGCCCCATCCACGGCGCCCGGTGCCCTTGTTGGTTCTGGTTTGCTTGACCCTGCTCAGAAGCTTTGCTCAGGTGGTTGTGATAATACTGTCAAAGTGTGGAAACTGTATAATGGGAATTGGAAGCTGGATTGCTTTCCAGCTCTTAATATGCATGCTGATTGGGTGAGGGATGTTGCTTGGGCACCCAACTTGGGCCTTCCAAAATCTACTATTGCTAGTGCCTCGCAGGATGGGAAGGTTATTATATGGACTGTGGCAAAGGAAGGTGATCAATGGGAAGGTAAGGTCTTGCATGATTTCAAGGCTCCAGTTTGGAGGGTCTCGTGGTCACTAACTGGAAACATACTGGCTGTTGCTGATGGGAACAGCAATGTAACATTGTGGAAAGAAGCTGTAGATGGGGAGTGGCAACAGGTGACAACTGTTGATGCCTAG
- the LOC133697212 gene encoding protein NRT1/ PTR FAMILY 8.3-like: MGSVEEHSSLLEDGLIQQDESNGLYTGDGSVDINGNPVLKQKTGNWKACPFILGTECCERLAYYGIATNLVTYLTSKLHEGNVSAARNVTTWSGTCYLTPLIGAVLADTCWGRYWTIAAFSSIYFIGMCALTLSASIPALKPAECVGSLCPPATPAQYAVFFFGLYLIALGTGGIKPCVSSFGADQFDDTDSKERVKKGSFFNWFYFSINIGALISSSFLVYIQDNAGWGLGFGIPALFMGIAIASFFSGTPLYRFQRPGGSPITRMCQVLVASFHKWNLEVPLDSSLLYETQDKHSAIEGSRKLEHSDELKCLDKAAVLSEAEMKSGDFPNPWRLCTVTQVEELKILIRMFPIWATGIVFSAVYAQMSTMFVEQGMLMDTTIGSFTIPPASLSSFDVISVICWVPIYDRIVVPIARKFTGKDRGFSDLQRMGIGLFISMLSMTAAALVEIKRLQLAKELGLTDEAVAVPISIFWQIPQYMLVGASEVFTFIGQIEFFYEESPDAMRSLCSALSLLTTSLGNYLSSFILTMVTYFTTTGGKPGWIPDNLNEGHLDYFFWLLAGLSVLNMLVYVFCARKYKQKAS, encoded by the exons ATGGGTTCGGTGGAGGAACATTCATCGCTCTTGGAAGATGGACTCATTCAACAG GATGAAAGCAACGGACTGTACACAGGAGATGGCTCAGTTGACATTAATGGGAACCCTGTCCTTAAGCAGAAAACTGGAAACTGGAAAGCATGCCCTTTCATACTGG GTACTGAATGTTGTGAACGCCTGGCCTACTATGGGATTGCTACTAATCTCGTCACTTACCTTACCAGCAAGCTACATGAAGGAAATGTGTCGGCTGCAAGAAATGTTACCACCTGGTCAGGGACATGCTATCTTACACCCCTCATCGGAGCTGTATTAGCAGATACTTGTTGGGGAAGATATTGGACTATTGCTGCTTTCTCCTCAATTTACTTCATT GGAATGTGTGCGTTGACTCTCTCAGCATCTATTCCTGCATTAAAGCCAGCTGAATGTGTAGGCTCTCTGTGCCCTCCAGCAACTCCAGCTCAGTATGCAGTATTCTTTTTTGGCCTCTATCTGATTGCACTTGGGACGGGTGGCATCAAACCATGTGTTTCATCCTTTGGGGCGGATCAATTTGATGACACTGATTCCAAGGAACGGGTAAAGAAGGGATCTTTCTTCAATTGGttctatttttcaatcaatattgGTGCTCTTATATCAAGTAGTTTTCTGGTATATATTCAAGACAACGCCGGGTGGGGACTAGGATTTGGAATTCCTGCACTGTTCATGGGCATAGCTATTGCTAGCTTCTTTTCAGGCACACCCCTTTACAGATTTCAGAGACCAGGGGGAAGCCCTATTACAAGGATGTGCCAAGTTTTGGTTGCATCATTCCATAAGTGGAATCTGGAGGTTCCTCTAGACAGTAGCCTCCTGTATGAAACACAAGACAAACACTCTGCCATTGAAGGAAGCCGGAAACTGGAGCACAGTGATGAACTAAA GTGCCTTGATAAAGCTGCTGTGCTTTCAGAGGCTGAGATGAAAAGTGGGGACTTCCCCAACCCATGGAGGCTTTGTACTGTCACGCAGGTGGAGGAATTGAAGATTTTGATCCGCATGTTTCCAATTTGGGCTACAGGAATTGTCTTTTCTGCTGTGTATGCCCAGATGTCTACTATGTTTGTGGAACAAGGGATGCTGATGGACACGACAATTGGTTCATTCACCATTCCTCCTGCATCTCTGTCATCATTTGATGTTATTAGTGTTATTTGCTGGGTGCCAATCTATGATAGGATTGTTGTTCCCATTGCAAGGAAGTTCACAGGAAAAGATAGGGGCTTCTCAGATTTGCAGCGTATGGGAATTGGCCTGTTCATTTCAATGTTATCAATGACAGCTGCTGCTTTGGTGGAGATTAAGCGCCTACAGCTTGCGAAAGAGCTTGGGTTGACTGATGAAGCTGTTGCAGTGCCTATCAGTATTTTTTGGCAAATCCCCCAATATATGTTGGTAGGTGCTTCAGAAGTTTTTACATTCATTGGTCAGATTGAATTCTTCTATGAAGAATCTCCAGATGCAATGCGGAGTTTATGCAGTGCGTTGTCACTCCTGACTACGTCTTTGGGTAATTACTTGAGCTCTTTTATTCTGACTATGGTAACTTACTTCACAACCACGGGTGGGAAGCCAGGATGGATCCCCGATAACTTGAATGAGGGCCACCTCGATTATTTCTTCTGGCTTTTAGCTGGACTCAGCGTTCTCAACATGCTGGTCTATGTTTTCTGTGCGAGGAAATATAAGCAGAAGGCCTCCTAA
- the LOC133697731 gene encoding eukaryotic translation initiation factor 3 subunit I-like: MRPILMKGHERPLTFLKYNREGDLLFSCAKDHNPTVWFADNGERLGTYRGHNGAVWCCDVSRDSMLLITASADQSVKLWNVQTGAQLYTFSFNSPARSVDFSVGDKLAVITTDPFMGVTSAINVKSIADDPSQQSGESVLTITGPTGRINRAVWGSLNKTIISAGEDSVVRIWDSETGKLLKESDPEVGHKKPITSLTKSADGSHFLTGSLDKSAKLWDTRTLTLIKTYATERPVNAVTMSPLLDHVVLGGGQDASSVTTTDHRAGKFEAKFYDKVLQEEIGGVKGHFGPINALAFNPDGKSFSSGGEDGYVRLHHFDPDYFNIKI; encoded by the exons atgaGACCAATCTTGATGAAAGGGCATGAAAGGCCCTTAACATTCCTAAAATACAACAGGGAAGGAGATCTCTTGTTTTCTTGTGCTAAAGATCATAATCCCACCGTCTGGTTCGCCGACAACGGCGAGCGTTTGGGCACATACCGTGGCCACAACGGAGCCGTTTGGTGTTGCGATGTATCAA GAGATTCGATGCTGCTGATTACTGCTAGTGCGGATCAGTCGGTGAAGCTGTGGAATGTTCAGACTGGAGCACAATTGTACACATTTAGTTTCAATTCACCGGCTCGGTCTGTCGATTTTTCTGTTGGTGATAAACTTGCTGTTATTACTACCGATCCCTTCATGGGAGTCACTTCTGCCATTAATGTCAAAAGCATCGCAGACGATCCTTCCCAGC agagTGGTGAATCCGTGCTCACCATCACCGGACCTACGGGAAGAATTAACAGAGCTGTTTGGGGATCcctcaacaagactatcataaGTGCTGGAGAGGATTCTGTGGTCCGCATATGGGATTCCGAG ACTGGAAAATTGTTGAAAGAGTCAGACCCAGAAGTTGGGCATAAGAAGCCGATAACATCACTCACAAAATCTGCTGATGGTTCCCACTTCCTGACTGGTTCTCTAGATAAATCTGCCAAG CTCTGGGACACCAGAACTTTAACTCTTATCAAGACCTATGCAACAGAACGCCCGGTTAATGCTGTTACAATGTCTCCACTTCTTGATCAT GTCGTGCTTGGAGGTGGGCAGGATGCATCATCTGTCACCACAACTGATCACCGTGCTGGGAAATTCGAAGCCAAATTCTACGACAAG GTTCTTCAAGAAGAAATTGGTGGTGTGAAAGGTCATTTTGGACCTATAAATGCTTTGGCGTTCAACCCTGATGGGAAAAG TTTCTCAAGTGGAGGTGAGGATGGTTATGTCAGGCTGCACCACTTCGATCCGGATTATTTCAACATAAAGATTTAG
- the LOC133697624 gene encoding NADH dehydrogenase [ubiquinone] 1 beta subcomplex subunit 7-like: protein MEVPGSSKPMIATQEEMVEARVPIPYRDQCAHLLIPLNKCRHAEFFLPWKCENERHVYEKCEYELVMERMLQMQKIREAEAKLKQSHKQGTIPLIPKTANA from the coding sequence ATGGAAGTGCCAGGATCATCAAAGCCAATGATAGCAACACAGGAAGAAATGGTTGAGGCAAGGGTCCCAATTCCATACAGAGACCAATGCGCCCATTTGCTGATCCCACTCAACAAGTGCAGGCATGCTGAGTTCTTTCTTCCATGGAAGTGTGAGAACGAGCGCCATGTTTATGAGAAGTGTGAGTATGAGCTTGTCATGGAGAGAATGCTTCAGATGCAGAAGATCCGTGAAGCTGAGGCCAAACTCAAACAATCACACAAGCAAGGAACCATCCCTCTCATCCCCAAGACTGCAAATGCTTAG